TTCACCTTATGAGGGCTATTATGATTTTCCGATTCcgttgttctatttttaagcTCCTTCTCGTCCGTCTCACTAGATACGTACTGATCTGTATTACCATTACGCATGTTTTGCGATGGTTTTAACGGAGGTAAGTTGAACTCCTTCACTAAATGGTCCAGGTAAGCAAACGTATTTTCCGCACAGTTGATTTCAGCGACAATTGCTTCATTGTCGTTATCATGCGAATAACTGATTAAACTTTCAAGTTCTTCTTTCGCAGAAGGCCGACTCATTTGCTTAGTGGATTTAGCCGCGTGGTATGGAATTGCCATGCCATGATCCTCCTTTGATGtagttccaatttttttttcaactggTTCTATGGCACTTGCAGTAGGTACTCGCAATAATTCAGAACAAATAGAATAATTCACCTCATCGTCAGAAATGTATATTACATCATCCCCTGTAGTATTAGGATGGGCACATTGTTTTTCATGCGGCATATTTACGGTCGGTTCTGCGAGATTCGATATTGTTTTGCCGAAATCATGAGCATTTTCTATTAAATCAACAGTTGCTATCTCCCgttcttttccttccaaagCCTCACTAAGGCGTGCTTTAATCGCGAGTCGATGGAATGAAAGATTCCTTTCGAAAGAAAACCGTGCTTCCATGAcgtttgaagtattttttgcaatattaGTGATTCTGCTATCGTCCAGTGCCATTTCTGCAGATCCAATgtcaccgtttgatgaaatcaTTCCCATGCGCACTtgcgaagcagcagcaatctTCTCTAGACAACGGATTATTTGCAAagaaagttttatttaataataattaataaatcgaaacgaaaacatgCATTCTTTAAACGCTGTTACCTTCTTCACTTGAATAAACTTCGAAGCTGACCATAGGATTCGGATCCGTATCATCGAATATGTTTTCCGAGCTGTGATGAAAGGCGAGTTGCGGGCACTGAGAGATATCCGACGCAGTATTAAAGTTACCTTTGTTCTCTTCAAAATTGTCGTTGAGCACAACTATCTCTTCTTGCATTTCACAACGTTCATCCTTCACAGGGATTTGATCCTTGTGACAAGAATTTGTTTCGTACTGTTCTACGATTGGCTCAATGTTGTTCGTATCGATAGCAATCGAAGAAACAGGAGaagcaacatttatttttatatgacTGGATTCATTTGAAGAACTGCTTACTAGCACTTCCTGTGAGTacaatttttgttcattttccaatCCACAATCCTGTCCATTCTGTTCAGCATTAACTTTATGTAGTAAAGGTTCCTTGATTGTGTCGCATGCTGTTGAATTGTTAATTACCTCAGAATCGTTGAACATATCAGGAGAATTCACTCGAATTTCATTCGGGAAAGATATTTTCCCCGTCGCTGGATCGTTATTTCGTTCGGGTGTTTTCTCGCGACCCGGAATTTTGTTCCAATCTTTCAACATGCACCCCACAGGAGCTGGTTGAGCTGTTAAAAGCTCTGGAACGTAATACTTTTCCATCAATAGATCGCTCGATAGTTCAGTTTGTGCAATCCAAAAATGATTGCTTAGGTGAGATTGGATACTTCTCAATTCCTGCAATGTTCCTACATAAGACTTCCTTTCCATCGTCTTCAAATGGATTGATTTCTTTACTTGACTGTCTATAAAATCATCCAACTCCTCCTTACTTCTAGACTGCAGATTCGTGGCTCGTTTAtgcttaatttttttcacattcttGGTTGATGCACTACCAAAGATAACGTTCAAATCGTAGTCAGTGTAGCTGTTTTTACAACGAAATCCAAACTGCTCCAAAGTCGTACGAATGCTAACGATGCGACGCTCTTCTGATGAAACAGAACCACCTGCCGCTGAACAATCTTTACTAGGAGAACCCCTACTTGTTGTTGGTTTCTGGTCACATTGCTCATCGACCAGCGATCGCGACATAGCTAGGGCAATTTGTAACTGCTCTGGATCGATTTGCTCAGAAGCGCTATGTTCTTTAAGAAGCTCATGCAGTACTTCATGGTCgcttttgaattttttaaatacttttcgAATATCACTTTGATTCTTTATCCGTTTTGGAACCTTGGTCATTTTCTTCCGAGTGGCAACAtttactttcgtttgtttcgattgCCAGCTTGGGCCGGATTTGCATTCTTCGAAATCATCGTCTTCTTccattgtttgatttgtttgcgaaTGCAAAAAATTACTAATCAATCTGTTGCCCtcacaggttttttttctaagctTGGGGAACTTAGGACCATCGTTTGAAGATGCATTAGGCGGTTTTTGTGTTCTCCGTCGTGAATTTTGCTCCTTGGTAATTTCATTATTCTCTCCCGAAATCTCAGGGGGTATTAGTACAAATGTTTCTTCACTGGTACATGACTCTTTTGCCCCTTTATTAGAAAAATTGGATGTTTTATCAACCGCTGACCCATCCGTActgaaataaagaagaagaaatagaaaGAACTACTATTGAGCACTTTATTTACATATACTTTATTGACTAGCTACACACTACAGCTGCAAATAGTTCCTATCTGTAACCCGAAATCAATACTATAGAATATTACCAAACATCTGCCTTAACAGGCGTTACGATCGGTGGTGGATCGCCTGCATTGAGCGGTTTGGCAAGCCTCAGCTTGGCGTACTTCAATCGTTTGCTCATTTCTACTTCTTAGCCTGCTCCTCTTTTTCGGCTTCAAGCAGCTTCCGGATAGTGTCGCCACGCTTCGGTGCAATTAAACTGAATCGCATTAAATTCCGACGATCGATCTCCTCTTCTGTTTTTTCGTAAAAATCCCTTCTCAAGCGCTGCTTCAGATCATCGCCACCAATGTAGCTCGCGACAGTGCTGAAAAAGAAACGGCCATCAACACATTCGTGTTATTCTGTGTTTTCTAGCCGTTTTACGACCACAACATAAAACAGGACCTTTTTTCTACTTACTAAAACGTTGCAAAGATCGCGGTGCCGGCCGCTATCACGATCCAGGCGAATTGGTTTCGTGTGTTGTATATCACGGTCCCCTTCGTACGGCGAGGTTTCCAGTCACTCGTATCAACACCTCCCATTCCACCagacacacacgaaaaaaacagttcttgtgaataaatttatataaacTTACAATTACACTAATTACAAATACAATCGCTTGCGAAACACACTTGATGCACTTTTCGGAATCTTTACATCGACGCAACGATGGACCGTGTGGTTTTGGCGTTTGACAGCTCATTGCAAACAAACGATTTTTTCTACCGTTCGCTGAGTTTATTGTCTTATGGGTTGAGTTTGGTTTGTTGATAATCGCGTTCTGCTGTAAAAAAAGAGGTAGAATAGGTacaacaaatcatgcaactcTGTGTGAAAAGAATATAGATATACCTGAAAGATTTAAGAAGGAGGACCAAGCATATTGTTATTCACCTGGCAGAAAAATATGGTATAGTTTTACACATGGAATCAATCCTTTCGTGCCAATCTCTCTTGCGAAGTATAGCGAACAACACAGACTACTATCACGGCAAAGCTAATCAATTatcggtttgttttcgttgcagcGGAGGATCACATACGTTGGTATAGCACTCGCTTCGAATCAGCATTAAGCATCGCTATCCCCACCACTGCTTGTTTCTACCAATGGTTTTATCGGCTCAAATTGAAATCGTACGTTTGAGACTGAAACGATGACGGCGGTCTGGCAAAGTTTCTTGCGCAGTGGTGCAGCAACAACGTTTTCGTTACGTCGCCGCGCGCTGTCTTCGCAGCCGGAAGTGATTTGTGTTGCTGCGGAAAGTACTTTACTCTAGCACACTGGCCTTTGGTGTACGACAAGATGTGATGTCGAGTTCAAGTGGCGCTTCAGTGATATCGACAAACAAACTTTCTTCACTACTCGCTCAACCACCAATGGAAGCAACTGATCGACATTATATAGCCACGCTCGACGTTGGCACTACGACCATTCGGTGCTTTATATACGCGGCAAGAACAAACGGAGAAACAGTCCCGGTCGGCACAGCCTATGATCACGTAAGTTTATTGTCTTAAGTTATCGAAGACATCACTATTTAGAAGAAAGttaagatcttttttttcttcaaaggTTAACTTGATTTATCCGGCTCCCGGATGGGTTGAAATAAACCCTGAAAAACTTTGGGCCAGTGTGCTACAAACCATTCGACAAGCATCCGAAGGTAAGtaaaaatcttttttgttttgaataacgGAAGAACGACTATGCTTTATATAGTAAATCTTATAAACTATCGTTATTGcctaacatttttaaattaaccaGCTTATAGCCATGTGGATGGGGGACATTTTCTGCCCTCATCCTAAGGTTGCACCTAATCCTGGGTAGACTTGGTAAGAGTAGCAATCGTTATTAGTTGAAAAAATGTCCACGTTAATGTTGCTTATCTAATCGCTAAAAAACGACCTACGTTTCGGTCATAAGCTGGATGAACGTCACAACACCACTGTTGTTGAGTTAATGGATTTaggaattaaatttgaattacccttttttgttttggtatccTTTTAACAGATGCGAACCTATCGATCGATCAGCTCACCTGTTTGGCCATATCGACGCAAAGAAATAGCTTTACTTGTTGGAATCGTAACACTGGACAAGTGTACCATAATTTTATCACATGGAAAGACTTACGGGCCGCTCAGcttgtgaaagattggaaCAATAGTCTCACGTTGCGTCTACTAAAGTTTGGGGCAAGCTTTCTACATTTTTTCACCCGCAGCAAACGATTTCTAGCAGGAAGTGTCATCAAGATGATGAATCCACAGGTTACACTGCGGTTGTCCtgggttttgcaaacaaatcctTCGCTTCAAGAGGATTTGAAAATCGGTAACGTGCTTTATGGGACGATTGATTCATGGTTGTTGTACCGTTTGCGCCAGGGGACTGATCGTACAAGATCGGTGGAGCATATAAGCGATGTTACCAACTGCACCTCTACAGGATTCTACGATCCTTTCGGTCAAGAATGGGCTAGTTGGGCACTGAATCTATTTTCTATCAAGGTATGTTATATACAACTCCAAAACACACATTCTTATAGTACTAACTGTTGTCTTCTTACAGAAAGAATTACTTCCAAAAGTGGTCGATAATTCGTACGATTTTGGTCACGTACATGAGACACTTctgggaaagaaaatcaaaatagCGGCGTCGGTGAGCGATCAGTCAGCGTCGTTGTGGGGTAACTGTTGTTTTGAACGGGGCGACGTAAAGATCACTATGGGAACAGGCTCCTTTCTCAACGTTAACACTGGAACAAAGTGCTTTGCTTCGGTGCACGGGCTCTATCCGCTGATAGGCTACAAGCTGCAGAGTGGAACCGGTTTAGTTGCGGACATAAACTACCTCATGGAGGGCTCGTCGAATGATACCGGATCCATCATCGAATGGGCGCTTAATATGGGTTTATTCCAGGATCCAGCAGAAAGCGCCACTATGGCGCTGTCTGTCCCAAACTCAGATGGCGTTCTATTCGTCCCTGCGTTCAGTGGACTTGGTGTAGGTCTATCGAAAACTACTCATGACATTATGACAGTATTAGAATATAACATTCAAACTCCTTAAAATcaactaattttttttctagccACCTGTTCAGGACGATAACGCCGGAAGTGGATTCATCGGTATTAAGCCTTCCACGCGTAAAGAACACATGGTTCGAGCGCTACTGGAAAGCCTCGCTTTCCGTGTGGCTCTGTTGTACGATTGTGCTCTGAAGGAAACGGGTTTCTCTTTCAGCAGCATCAAAGTTGATGGAGGAGTTTCTAAGAACGATTTCATCTGCCAGACGCTGGCCAATTTAACAGGCATTGAGGTGGAAAGGGGTGAAGTGACGGATTCAACAGCGATGGGTGCAATGTTCATGGCTGGGTTGAATTGTGGTATCTGGAACACGAAGCGACAACTGATCGACGTAAGAAAAGTAGAGAAAAAATTCTTACCGGATATGATTCAGAGAGCAAAGCAGCTAAAACAGATGCGAGGTTGGGAGCGAGCAGTGGatcgatttaaaaaatggTACATGCTGGAGGACATAAAAAATCTAGACTGATtatgtgatattttttatatagtaCCTTGGcaatgaacaataaaaattgaatgGGTTATAAAACGGCAATCGTATTGACTAAATGTATGTGTTAaattatgtgtgttttatgttgtgctttttaactataatacaatttaatttgCCAGGAAGGATGGCTTTCTGAGATGAATGTACCTTTCAAAACGCTTGGAAGTATGTTATTCATCATTCCTGAAATATacgatgaaaaatataaaaaactaACGACAGATCGAGACAAATTTCCTAGCGAAAAATATCACACAATTTTACACCATTTCACCCGATGGAAATACTATGGTACAGCTTCGATGATTGTCAATTCACACAAGGTGCTGTTATGTTGGCAGCTCcggttctttctttttccggTCTTGAACATGGTAAGGAGTTGTTCTACTGTTAAACCGAAATAAATAACGTTTTAACCTCGTACAATGGTAAATAAATTGGGGAAACATTGGCCCTCAGTGCAAACGAAGCATAGCACGATAGAAGCACTTGTGTAAAATGATGTTTActatgtaaaaataaaagttttagttGAAAGTGCAGAACGTCGTGCTTGCATGCTTGCTTTGTTGTATGTCAATGCTGGCGACCAACATACCGTTGCGTTGGCGAAAACCGGCCGAATAGCCGAACGTGAATGTCGTGAAGTCATGAAATCATGGTGTGCAATAATTGTTTCGTTCTCGTGTGTTTTCTATAGGGTATCGACCTCAATCATAAGTGGGACCGTAAGGTCCGTCGTACGAAGCCAAAATCGTTGGACGTGTACCTTGGATTGCTGGTGAAGGTGAGTTGTGAGCCGGCGTGTTATTTACAGCACCACTACCTGTGTGGTTGAGCGTATTCATAAAGAATGATTTGCTAACTTGTTATTGTCTCCTTTTGCATTTCATTCACAGTTATACCGTTTCCTGTACCGTCGTACACACAAGAAGTTCAACAAGATCGTGATGCGTCGTCTGTTCATGAGCAGAACGAACCACCCCCCCATGTCGCTTAACCGCGTTGCCCAGTTGATGAAGCTGCGTGCCAAGGATGAGAAATCGGTGGCCGTTGTGATCGGCACGGTCACCAACGATGTACGCATGCTAGATATTCCGAAGCTTAACGTGTGCGCTCTCCGTGTGACCGAGAAGGCTAGACAGCGTATTCTGAAGAACGGTGGCAAAATCTACACGTTCGATCAGCTCGCCCTGCTTTCTCCGACCGGAAGAAACACCGTGCTAATGCAGGGCAAGCGTACTGCTCGGGAGGTATTCAAGCACTTCGGCCGTGCTCCGGGTGTaccacactccaacacacGCCCGTACGTGCAGTCGAAGGGCCGCAAGTTTGAGAAAGCTCGTGGTCGCCGAAGCAGCTGCGGTTTCAAGAACTAAGCCTATCGCAGATATAAAGATTTGGATCGCACTTCCACAGAACAACAACATTCGGAAACCATTAGCCCAAAAGAAGTGCAGAGCAAGATTTGCTCTTTTTGGTGTAACAAGTTGGTGTTGGAGAAGAAATACAAGGAACGAATACAAATCTGTTCCAACATGAAATTACTGTGCCTCACGTGTGCATATGTGTATTCCAGGCAATAGACTAACTGCCAATACAATAGATTAGAAAGAAAATCGACAACTGATTTTGTGTGAGTAATCCAAAGCCGAATAATTGGAATTCAAATGTTAACTCGGTTATGGATTTTGGAATAATTAATCGTACATTCTTGTTTAGTTTTACAAACTTAAGCGaacttatttttatattgATGCATAACATATTGAATGTTACGCGTGCGCTACCTCGGAATATGCAGCCATATGAGGCTTTAAACATTATGTGCAATATAATCCTTCTGAAACTGCGGAAACATAACAGAGGGACATATGACCGTTGCCGGTTCCTTGCGGATAGCAAAAGGAGATGATTAAGCACTTGTCGCTAAAATCAGACACCATTGAAGGCTCTGCGAGATGGTCGTATCGGAAATTTATCTGGTGGATaagtagaacaaaattaaactttctaTACGAATAACACTTTATTTTTCAACTTATAAACTCGTTGAAAATTTAGCTATGCTAATTACAAGGCACACGTGGCTAGAATAAATACGCAGAAAGCAGCAGTTAAAGATGGTTGTACCAATAGTTGATTAGAACCTGGTCCTGAGGCTGAATACCCAttatctttttaattttggCCACGTCCTGATTGGAGCTAACCTTACGAATGCATACCACTTTACTGCAAAAAAGACATACAGGGAATTAGATTTTAACGTAAAATTCAGTTTGGTGATGTTTTTATACAACCGTACTTTTTCCACTCCTCCACCAATACGCGTAAATGTTTATCCAACGCTTGATCGTTGAATAACTCCTCGTCTATGGCCTTGACGATCTTCTGCAACAAGCTGGGCACTGTAGGATTCGAATCAGTGTTTTAATCTTCATCTTTCAGCAACAGTGTTTTATGTATTACTAAACTTACATTTACTAGGCAAATCACCATCCCATGCGCATACTGCAACCGTGTCCTTACTCTGATCGTCGACTAGATCCACACGCATAATACTACTCGAGGAGTGCGGTGCTATTGCTTCCTGCTTCAGGTTTATTATGCGAAACTCGTTTGCCGATGTGTACGTTTCTGCGTGAGCCCGGACCAATTTGTACATCGCCTCAggcaaaaacttttttaaattcGCAACCAAGCAGTTACCTTTCACCGGTGTACCGCGGACCACAATCTGTATGCCCGTCAAGGCACAGTAACAAACGGATAAGAAGTTTGATTTCAAAATGCTACGAAACATCCGCAAAGAATACTTGGCTCGCGTCAGTTCATCAACTTGGTTGATAGGTTTGTCGTCATTTGCGATACCGAGTCGACGCATCTGGTAGCCTTCTTTATCCGATTGTACAATGGCGAACCCCTCTTCTGTTTCCTTCCCTAGCCACACGGGCGTCAAAGGATATCCGAGCGTTATGCTTTCCGTCAGATATCGAGCTCCAGCCCAGAGGATAAAGGAAAAATGAGCATGCACATATGCGTAAATTGATTCTTTTCCTGTTAGTTCAATCAGAGACCTATTCGCGATTACATTTGTGGTATTACTGGTTGATCCGCTTCCATAACATTTGTTCATTCGCTGAGCTCTATCGAGTCCCTGTCGCCGAAGATCGTCCTCGTGAACCAATTGAGCGTAATCCTGTAACTCCTTTGAAATCTTGCCCATGCAGTCGGCCAGAAAAGGCTGTGTGTTAAGCAAGAACATCTTATCTTTCATCAGAATCACTAAGGAGAAGCGCTTCTGAAAGCCCCTTGCTTCGGAATCGATAAGATGAAATGCATGGCTTAGTACGTGGCCATGTTTGGCATCGCCATAAAACACGAACCCACCTTCCGATGCCATACAGCTCACTTCCGAGCTAAGGCTACGAAACGCGGCCGTCTTAACTAGTGGTGCCGTTTCTCCAATTACCGCTATTTGGCTGCTGACAAAGTTGGCATTGCTTTCTGGATCGCGGCTTACGAGCGCGACATTATTACCAATCGAATTACATGCTGCACATCCTTTACGATCGATATTAAAGCTTATATCCAActgttgaatgtttgtttcgcgCAGTGTTTGAGTACAGAAGATAGCACCCGGCCCTGAAACGAAGTTTTCATAATTTGCATCAATTAGTTGAAAATAAAGCTGCAATTACATTTCTCACCATGAACTTCACAGAAGTGACACAATGCGATTATTGCATTCATCGGAACGCTGCATAATTAGAAGGACGTAATGcacaaatttgaaatattgtaaTACCTCTCCGCAATTCCCGTACTGCGTATCAGCAGAAGGCACATCCGACAACAGTAGAAATAATGTCAACGTGCCAAGCGAAATAgagatggaataaaaaaaactttgaaaacacaatgtttgattattttatgcGCTGATTGCTACACAGTCTACTGTTACTTGCTACTGCTGCTTACTCATTCGTCTTCACGCACAAGTTCAAGTGTATTGAACCAGAGAGAGTCTGTCCCAATAATTTGCCgcatttcattttactttcGAAGCCTGTGTtctaaatataaataacaGTAGTCTGTACGCATCTTGACACCCTTGCGTGGCAGATTGTCAAAACATGTGTCAAAGTCgtaaagaacgaaaaaagtgATAAAGAAACTTCTTTTACTCTACATCCCAAAATGCAGTATTGAATAAGTTTGGTAAATGGTTTGCATCGAACGCATCGCACCATGAACACCCTGAAAGCACCATCCCTGCACTCGCTCATTGATTCTGATCATGGGTCAAACGACAGTCTATTGGCGGAATCGTTGCAGCTCGACATCGAAGAGGTACTGTTTGTATTGGAATGCAATTGGGATGATTAGCACCTCAAAAACATTGCTTACGCCCACAAACTACATTTCCAGCTGGATGATGACGAGTACGCCATTCCTGCCGTTGACACCCTACCTACGTTGGAAAGTGTGCTGAGTGAAATCGACAGTGATCTGGACAGTGTTTCGGCCGTTGGTGTACGACATTCCAATGGCAATGGAACTGGAACGCAAACATCTTTCGCGGACGACGATCTCATTCGGGGGGGAATCACTCCAACTCCTTCGTTGGAGGAACATTTAAAACTGGAATCAATTCTACGGCATGTCGTGCTGCACGGTGTAACGGCTCAGCTGACGTCGGCTGTCGAACGTGTAGACGCTGGACTGGCGACTTCTTGTGCCGTTTCGATGATGATTGCTGTAGGTACCTCGCATGGCCATATTTTAGCGTTTGATTGTACACAAACTCTGAAATGGTGCTGCCAGGAAGGAATCGCTCAGGGAGCCGTTTCTGCAATGGCATTCAACGATGACAGTTCACGCTTACTGGCAGGATATGCCCGCGGGGTCATCTTTATGATCGATACTCAAACAGGCGACGTAATAAGGACCCTGAATGAAGTAATTGCTCCAAATACGGGCGTCCTACATCTAAAGT
This Anopheles marshallii chromosome 3, idAnoMarsDA_429_01, whole genome shotgun sequence DNA region includes the following protein-coding sequences:
- the LOC128714192 gene encoding uncharacterized protein LOC128714192: MGGVDTSDWKPRRTKGTVIYNTRNQFAWIVIAAGTAIFATFYTVASYIGGDDLKQRLRRDFYEKTEEEIDRRNLMRFSLIAPKRGDTIRKLLEAEKEEQAKK
- the LOC128713265 gene encoding structure-specific endonuclease subunit SLX4 codes for the protein MSKRLKYAKLRLAKPLNAGDPPPIVTPVKADVCTDGSAVDKTSNFSNKGAKESCTSEETFVLIPPEISGENNEITKEQNSRRRTQKPPNASSNDGPKFPKLRKKTCEGNRLISNFLHSQTNQTMEEDDDFEECKSGPSWQSKQTKVNVATRKKMTKVPKRIKNQSDIRKVFKKFKSDHEVLHELLKEHSASEQIDPEQLQIALAMSRSLVDEQCDQKPTTSRGSPSKDCSAAGGSVSSEERRIVSIRTTLEQFGFRCKNSYTDYDLNVIFGSASTKNVKKIKHKRATNLQSRSKEELDDFIDSQVKKSIHLKTMERKSYVGTLQELRSIQSHLSNHFWIAQTELSSDLLMEKYYVPELLTAQPAPVGCMLKDWNKIPGREKTPERNNDPATGKISFPNEIRVNSPDMFNDSEVINNSTACDTIKEPLLHKVNAEQNGQDCGLENEQKLYSQEVLVSSSSNESSHIKINVASPVSSIAIDTNNIEPIVEQYETNSCHKDQIPVKDERCEMQEEIVVLNDNFEENKGNFNTASDISQCPQLAFHHSSENIFDDTDPNPMVSFEVYSSEEEKIAAASQVRMGMISSNGDIGSAEMALDDSRITNIAKNTSNVMEARFSFERNLSFHRLAIKARLSEALEGKEREIATVDLIENAHDFGKTISNLAEPTVNMPHEKQCAHPNTTGDDVIYISDDEVNYSICSELLRVPTASAIEPVEKKIGTTSKEDHGMAIPYHAAKSTKQMSRPSAKEELESLISYSHDNDNEAIVAEINCAENTFAYLDHLVKEFNLPPLKPSQNMRNGNTDQYVSSETDEKELKNRTTESENHNSPHKVNDEIAAGIIAPQTSLTDNFLSTGIRTSSSKVLSEMKSCTQFEFPRDCLALKSTASDIGFPSSSTSNEREAQNKSIGSSFENKFGELKTVAVNIFATEYVIRTSNVNQKPPTYEDMSTPEIERELFKYGLKALQRSKAIRVLHYLFDEMHPYVMLVERHNIQAKEESSHCKVKYAKKKYSQIPAPYSSAVLTTPRKCAFKLDLNSTTFFLPSKPRKKMAWCAVPLHISFFNLVSESEVLQRQILRFKPINLDEVNGLLKDAGLRYATNDLIAFFDKHCIAFRIAVSNGNRMAQVNNASDA
- the LOC128711691 gene encoding putative glycerol kinase 5, translating into MEATDRHYIATLDVGTTTIRCFIYAARTNGETVPVGTAYDHVNLIYPAPGWVEINPEKLWASVLQTIRQASEDANLSIDQLTCLAISTQRNSFTCWNRNTGQVYHNFITWKDLRAAQLVKDWNNSLTLRLLKFGASFLHFFTRSKRFLAGSVIKMMNPQVTLRLSWVLQTNPSLQEDLKIGNVLYGTIDSWLLYRLRQGTDRTRSVEHISDVTNCTSTGFYDPFGQEWASWALNLFSIKKELLPKVVDNSYDFGHVHETLLGKKIKIAASVSDQSASLWGNCCFERGDVKITMGTGSFLNVNTGTKCFASVHGLYPLIGYKLQSGTGLVADINYLMEGSSNDTGSIIEWALNMGLFQDPAESATMALSVPNSDGVLFVPAFSGLGPPVQDDNAGSGFIGIKPSTRKEHMVRALLESLAFRVALLYDCALKETGFSFSSIKVDGGVSKNDFICQTLANLTGIEVERGEVTDSTAMGAMFMAGLNCGIWNTKRQLIDVRKVEKKFLPDMIQRAKQLKQMRGWERAVDRFKKWYMLEDIKNLD
- the LOC128714638 gene encoding folliculin, which produces MNAIIALCHFCEVHGPGAIFCTQTLRETNIQQLDISFNIDRKGCAACNSIGNNVALVSRDPESNANFVSSQIAVIGETAPLVKTAAFRSLSSEVSCMASEGGFVFYGDAKHGHVLSHAFHLIDSEARGFQKRFSLVILMKDKMFLLNTQPFLADCMGKISKELQDYAQLVHEDDLRRQGLDRAQRMNKCYGSGSTSNTTNVIANRSLIELTGKESIYAYVHAHFSFILWAGARYLTESITLGYPLTPVWLGKETEEGFAIVQSDKEGYQMRRLGIANDDKPINQVDELTRAKYSLRMFRSILKSNFLSVCYCALTGIQIVVRGTPVKGNCLVANLKKFLPEAMYKLVRAHAETYTSANEFRIINLKQEAIAPHSSSSIMRVDLVDDQSKDTVAVCAWDGDLPSKLPSLLQKIVKAIDEELFNDQALDKHLRVLVEEWKNKVVCIRKVSSNQDVAKIKKIMGIQPQDQVLINYWYNHL
- the LOC128713266 gene encoding 60S ribosomal protein L18; amino-acid sequence: MYLSKRLEGIDLNHKWDRKVRRTKPKSLDVYLGLLVKLYRFLYRRTHKKFNKIVMRRLFMSRTNHPPMSLNRVAQLMKLRAKDEKSVAVVIGTVTNDVRMLDIPKLNVCALRVTEKARQRILKNGGKIYTFDQLALLSPTGRNTVLMQGKRTAREVFKHFGRAPGVPHSNTRPYVQSKGRKFEKARGRRSSCGFKN